A stretch of the Desulfobacter sp. genome encodes the following:
- a CDS encoding response regulator, which yields MKLLFIDDEQTFLKYLAKRLVLDGFTVKTTFSGEEGVEAASKEDFDVAVVDLQMPGIDGIEVQKRLKDLQPFLPCIVLTGHGSVENALESGKYNAFKFLSKPVDMETLIQTINAAYDHRLVQEGRSDTPEHTLLDSKKKGTLSKLYDKFRGIYGVEK from the coding sequence ATGAAGCTTTTATTTATAGATGATGAACAGACGTTTTTGAAGTACCTTGCCAAGCGGCTGGTGTTGGATGGGTTTACGGTAAAAACCACTTTTTCAGGTGAAGAAGGGGTTGAAGCGGCATCAAAGGAGGATTTTGACGTGGCTGTGGTGGATCTGCAGATGCCCGGAATTGACGGTATTGAGGTCCAGAAACGTTTAAAAGATTTGCAGCCGTTTTTGCCCTGTATTGTCTTAACCGGGCATGGCAGTGTTGAAAATGCACTTGAAAGCGGCAAGTATAATGCCTTTAAATTCCTGTCAAAACCCGTGGATATGGAAACCCTCATCCAGACCATAAATGCCGCCTATGATCACAGGCTGGTTCAGGAAGGCCGTTCAGATACTCCCGAACACACCTTGTTGGATTCAAAAAAGAAAGGGACCTTATCAAAGCTGTATGACAAGTTCCGGGGAATTTACGGCGTTGAAAAATAG
- a CDS encoding universal stress protein, with protein MKIKKLLFVTKFEDLCFDALNALLSLRKADLDHVVFLNVIERDKVSMKRGSGYLKQEEVKLKETANIRFIDWAENLFELGMEVGAYIEVSSLVYEMLKVIDREEPDLAVIGRSHKGPLEQLYSRSDITELTRRVKIPILVFKHMLEDQVVPEQLFKRPLFATSWSGSSQAAVDCLKGLSNVIGQIHLMHVVSDKDLKSTDTHEVQKVRKYERGRLDDLCDEFEAAGIDARPHVYVGDPENEILKAAREYQASMIVLGTSEKNAMLERWMGSISRNIADKSIYPCLLFPV; from the coding sequence ATGAAAATAAAAAAACTGCTTTTTGTCACCAAGTTTGAGGATTTATGCTTTGACGCCTTAAATGCTCTTTTAAGCCTGCGCAAGGCAGATCTCGACCATGTGGTGTTCCTCAATGTGATCGAACGGGACAAGGTCTCCATGAAGCGGGGCTCAGGCTATTTAAAACAAGAAGAGGTAAAACTTAAAGAGACCGCCAATATCCGGTTTATTGACTGGGCGGAAAATTTATTTGAACTGGGCATGGAAGTCGGGGCCTATATTGAGGTCTCAAGTCTTGTGTATGAGATGCTCAAGGTCATTGACCGGGAGGAGCCGGACCTTGCCGTTATCGGCAGGTCCCACAAAGGACCTTTGGAGCAGCTTTACTCAAGGTCTGATATTACCGAGCTGACCCGGCGGGTGAAAATTCCCATCCTGGTGTTCAAGCATATGCTCGAGGATCAGGTGGTGCCTGAACAACTATTCAAACGTCCCTTGTTTGCCACCTCCTGGTCAGGCAGCAGCCAGGCTGCCGTCGACTGTTTAAAGGGACTTTCCAATGTCATCGGCCAGATTCATCTCATGCATGTGGTCAGTGATAAGGATCTAAAAAGTACCGATACCCATGAGGTGCAGAAGGTCAGAAAATATGAACGCGGCCGCCTGGATGACCTTTGCGATGAGTTTGAAGCCGCCGGTATTGATGCAAGGCCCCATGTCTATGTGGGCGATCCTGAAAATGAAATCCTCAAGGCGGCCAGGGAATATCAGGCATCTATGATCGTTCTGGGGACCAGTGAGAAAAATGCCATGCTTGAAAGATGGATGGGGTCCATATCAAGGAATATAGCAGACAAGAGTATTTATCCGTGTCTCTTGTTTCCGGTTTGA
- a CDS encoding response regulator, whose amino-acid sequence MSKKVLVVDDDPDVRSFVVTVLEENGYLPLVAHDGVDGLEKIQANRPNLVILDVLMPRGSGIRLYRHLKTDETLKDLPVIMFTGIALRSFLKSQKVLDEFKGGEVPKPDIYLEKPVEPEELVQAIETKIG is encoded by the coding sequence ATGAGCAAAAAGGTGCTTGTGGTAGATGATGATCCTGATGTCAGGTCATTTGTGGTCACAGTGCTGGAGGAAAACGGTTATTTGCCTCTGGTTGCCCACGACGGTGTTGACGGACTTGAAAAGATCCAGGCCAACCGGCCGAATCTGGTCATCCTTGATGTGCTCATGCCCCGGGGCAGCGGCATCCGGCTTTACCGTCACCTGAAAACCGATGAGACGCTCAAGGATTTGCCTGTGATCATGTTCACCGGCATTGCCCTAAGATCGTTTTTAAAATCCCAGAAAGTGCTGGACGAGTTTAAAGGCGGAGAGGTTCCCAAGCCCGATATTTATCTTGAAAAACCCGTGGAACCCGAAGAACTGGTCCAGGCCATTGAAACAAAAATCGGCTAA
- a CDS encoding response regulator: MSANKILIVDDEEIIVRLLSMSLRSDGYETVTAGNGEEALEVLKAQSPDIVVTDIKMPVMDGLELLKQIKLIDPDKEVIIVTGHGDIDSTITALQYGASDFINKPVRDEALAIALERAKAKIHIREQLEGYTKNLEFKVAQATEEIRRKSNFQRLLIHFSNDAIVAFDHDWKIVVYNPEAARIFNEPSVNVINKMTIEDLYQPEISGVFKEEARKNPNAGNLPWKEMMLTIKEGKTFPVRFTTNVLYEKGEFMGIVNFFQDLTEIKDLEKELVRSERLAAVGQTVSGLAHYVKNILIGLKGGSYVVDVGMKKNNTQKLKTGWETIKKNISRVSDLTQDMLTYSREHDPEMAPCSPNEIVEEVVSLVKEAAKAKDISIKSKIDPRIGVVLADPETIHRSLLNLVNNAMDACLEDEDLSKKFVIGIKTYTDAQEMICFEVEDNGCGMDEKTLSQLFNPMFSTKGGKGTGLGLLVTGKLVEEHKGRIDTKSQKGKGSCFTLKLPFDPISPFDERLAKEDK; this comes from the coding sequence ATGTCTGCAAATAAAATTCTCATTGTTGATGATGAAGAAATTATCGTCCGGCTCTTGTCCATGTCCCTTCGCAGTGACGGGTATGAAACGGTGACTGCCGGTAACGGTGAAGAGGCGCTTGAGGTGCTCAAGGCTCAGTCTCCTGATATTGTGGTCACGGATATCAAAATGCCGGTGATGGACGGGCTTGAGCTTTTAAAACAAATCAAGCTGATTGATCCGGACAAAGAGGTGATCATTGTCACCGGTCACGGGGATATTGATTCGACCATTACAGCGCTTCAGTACGGGGCCAGTGATTTTATCAACAAGCCTGTGCGGGACGAGGCCCTGGCCATTGCCCTGGAGCGCGCCAAGGCAAAGATCCATATCCGGGAGCAATTGGAGGGGTATACCAAAAACCTTGAATTTAAAGTGGCCCAGGCCACAGAAGAGATTCGCCGCAAATCCAACTTTCAACGATTGCTGATCCATTTTTCCAATGACGCCATTGTGGCCTTTGATCATGACTGGAAAATTGTGGTCTATAATCCAGAGGCGGCCCGGATTTTTAATGAACCTTCGGTGAATGTGATCAACAAGATGACCATTGAGGATCTTTACCAGCCTGAGATCTCTGGTGTTTTCAAAGAAGAGGCAAGAAAAAACCCCAACGCCGGTAATCTGCCCTGGAAGGAAATGATGTTGACCATCAAGGAGGGGAAAACTTTTCCTGTGCGGTTTACCACCAATGTGCTGTATGAAAAAGGTGAATTCATGGGGATTGTTAATTTTTTTCAGGATTTAACCGAGATCAAGGACCTGGAAAAAGAATTGGTCCGGTCCGAACGGCTGGCAGCAGTCGGCCAGACCGTGTCCGGCCTTGCCCATTATGTGAAAAATATTCTCATCGGCCTCAAAGGCGGATCCTATGTGGTGGATGTGGGCATGAAAAAAAATAATACCCAAAAGCTTAAGACAGGTTGGGAGACCATTAAAAAGAACATTTCCAGGGTCTCGGACCTGACCCAGGACATGCTCACCTATTCCAGGGAGCATGATCCTGAGATGGCCCCCTGTTCTCCCAATGAGATTGTCGAGGAGGTGGTCAGCCTGGTCAAAGAGGCGGCAAAGGCCAAAGATATCTCTATAAAATCAAAGATTGATCCTCGTATCGGAGTTGTCCTTGCCGATCCTGAAACCATTCACAGGTCATTGCTCAATCTGGTGAACAATGCCATGGACGCCTGTCTGGAAGATGAGGATCTGTCCAAAAAATTTGTCATTGGAATCAAAACCTATACAGACGCCCAGGAGATGATCTGTTTCGAAGTTGAGGATAACGGCTGCGGCATGGATGAAAAGACCCTGTCGCAATTGTTTAATCCCATGTTCAGTACCAAGGGGGGCAAGGGAACAGGCCTTGGGCTTTTGGTGACCGGCAAGCTTGTGGAAGAGCATAAGGGACGTATCGATACTAAAAGCCAAAAGGGAAAAGGGTCTTGTTTTACCCTCAAGCTTCCCTTTGACCCCATTTCGCCCTTTGATGAAAGACTGGCCAAGGAGGATAAATAA
- a CDS encoding PAS domain S-box protein, whose translation MKLDLNQRKIGIIGGNNPCCEILTRLTDSALASLKCEVMLLADPLVQNEGFACAKRVGVPTTVEYQDLLGLDTMDLVLKLKNDQALAPILRQLEQRGVQVLELDSYQAVSFLSLLGTEAEKIRVREQIKDIDVCRDDLVCLFDRFSGHITEIFSKKTQFLKTEREELLEMEKELTQVIQGSMIPTFIINNEHILTHWNRACEELTGHNAYELVGTDRQWVPFRSAKRPTLADIVVDGLSEEDTQKYYGTSWRKSKIVQEALEAEEFFPHIGDRGKWIFFTAAPIKSPDGEIIGAIETLRDRSEDKAAQQEIALQDQELLKLHEKYKKSEEKYRSLFNNNPNPIFIIDSITLEVLDINHRVQEDYGYSKSDLLGRPFLDLWDKDDETIEKGLKGLYKGQTLLFTKRRHFKKSRESFFVNTKVVNTTYSNRDVLIASSTDISESVEKETQLIQAGKLATLGTMAAGMAHEINQPLNVIQICADLMLKMIKKGLTIPDEEITTMARDIIDNVARASGVIKHVRDFARQSDRDLKKLCINDPINDVFKVLGHQLTVHSVKVKLDLDDQVPQIRAEHNRLEQVFINLVTNAIDAMDEKAQNTESFVEKILTIKTWAQDRKVGVSVADTGVGMSATVKGKIFEPFFTTKETGKGTGLGTSISFGIIKDYNGTIEIESREGEGAQFIIWFPAVD comes from the coding sequence ATGAAGCTTGACCTGAACCAAAGAAAGATCGGCATCATCGGCGGGAACAATCCCTGCTGCGAGATACTCACTCGGCTGACCGATTCGGCTCTGGCAAGCCTGAAATGTGAAGTGATGCTGCTGGCCGACCCTCTGGTCCAGAATGAGGGCTTTGCCTGTGCCAAACGGGTCGGGGTTCCCACCACAGTCGAATATCAGGATCTTCTGGGGCTGGATACCATGGATCTTGTGCTGAAACTGAAAAATGACCAGGCCCTGGCCCCCATTCTCAGGCAATTGGAACAGCGGGGTGTCCAGGTGCTGGAGCTGGACTCCTACCAGGCGGTCTCTTTTCTCAGTCTGCTTGGGACCGAGGCTGAAAAAATCAGGGTCAGGGAACAAATTAAGGACATAGATGTCTGCCGGGATGATTTGGTATGTCTCTTTGACCGGTTCTCAGGTCATATCACCGAGATTTTCAGTAAAAAAACCCAGTTTCTCAAGACCGAGAGAGAAGAACTCTTGGAAATGGAAAAAGAGCTGACCCAGGTGATCCAGGGCAGTATGATCCCCACCTTTATTATAAATAATGAGCATATCCTGACCCATTGGAACCGGGCCTGCGAAGAACTCACCGGCCACAATGCCTATGAACTTGTGGGCACTGACCGGCAATGGGTCCCTTTTCGTTCGGCTAAGCGTCCCACCCTGGCAGATATTGTGGTTGACGGTCTGAGCGAGGAAGATACCCAAAAATATTACGGCACCTCCTGGCGTAAATCCAAAATTGTACAAGAGGCCCTGGAGGCAGAAGAATTTTTTCCCCACATCGGAGATCGGGGGAAATGGATTTTTTTTACGGCCGCCCCCATCAAATCCCCGGACGGAGAAATCATAGGCGCCATTGAAACCCTCAGGGACAGAAGTGAAGACAAGGCCGCCCAACAGGAAATTGCCCTCCAGGATCAGGAACTGCTCAAGCTCCATGAAAAGTATAAAAAATCAGAAGAAAAGTATAGGTCCCTGTTTAACAATAATCCCAATCCCATTTTTATCATCGACAGTATCACCCTTGAGGTTCTTGACATAAATCACAGGGTGCAAGAGGATTACGGGTATTCAAAATCCGATCTTCTGGGCCGGCCTTTTCTCGATCTTTGGGACAAGGATGATGAAACCATAGAAAAGGGATTGAAGGGGCTATACAAGGGCCAGACACTGCTCTTTACCAAAAGGCGGCATTTTAAAAAATCCCGAGAGTCGTTTTTTGTCAATACCAAGGTGGTCAACACCACCTACAGCAACAGAGATGTGCTCATTGCCTCGTCAACGGATATTTCTGAAAGCGTTGAAAAAGAAACCCAGCTGATCCAGGCCGGAAAATTGGCCACCCTGGGCACCATGGCCGCAGGCATGGCCCATGAGATTAATCAGCCGTTGAACGTGATCCAGATCTGTGCCGATTTGATGTTGAAAATGATCAAAAAAGGGCTGACCATACCGGATGAAGAAATCACGACCATGGCCAGGGACATTATTGACAACGTGGCCAGGGCGTCCGGGGTGATCAAGCATGTCAGGGATTTTGCCCGCCAGTCGGACCGGGACTTGAAAAAGCTTTGCATTAACGATCCCATCAATGATGTGTTCAAGGTTTTGGGACACCAGCTCACGGTTCATTCGGTCAAGGTGAAACTGGATCTTGATGATCAGGTTCCCCAGATCCGGGCCGAGCATAACCGTCTTGAGCAGGTCTTTATTAATCTGGTCACCAATGCCATTGATGCCATGGACGAAAAAGCCCAAAATACAGAGTCTTTTGTGGAAAAAATATTGACCATTAAAACCTGGGCCCAGGACCGCAAAGTGGGGGTTTCTGTGGCCGATACAGGGGTGGGCATGAGTGCTACGGTCAAAGGTAAAATATTTGAACCTTTTTTTACCACCAAAGAGACAGGCAAGGGCACGGGCCTTGGCACCAGTATCAGTTTTGGAATCATAAAAGATTATAACGGAACCATAGAAATAGAGAGCCGTGAAGGTGAGGGCGCACAATTTATAATTTGGTTTCCAGCCGTTGATTAA
- a CDS encoding sodium:proton antiporter: MKLDKHAAMILVFVCLIFLFLVTAGHGGQNKKNLPHGTLADSAHVAAEGRDQTGHGHINLGEVLPLFSCIPFAGMLLSIALLPLVAGRFWHHHFGKVSAFWAACLAIPFVIVHKGQAIHEIFHIILADYLPFIILLWALFTVSGGILLKGRLRGSPGVNTLIIIVGTLLASWMGTTGAAMLMIRPFIRANAHRKNKTFMVVFFIFLVANVGGALTPLGDPPLFLGFLHGVSFFWTFKILPHMQVTSTLLIGIYFCLDLFFYKKEGGAPPPEDGEPAPLRLIGTYNFIFLGGIVGAVLMSGILDLGQVSTFGIHRAVQDWLRDGLLIIMGLASLFATPRPLREENEFTWFPIVEVAYLFIGIFITMIPCLLLLKAGSKGGFAFLINAVQEPWHYFWVTGLLSAFLDNAPTYLTFFNTALGSFYAGMTEAVSVPLLMTENAIYLKAVSAGAVFFGACSYIGNAPNFMVRSIASEAGVEMPSFFGYIFKYSLVFLIPTFVVVTLIFF; the protein is encoded by the coding sequence ATGAAGTTGGACAAGCATGCGGCTATGATTTTGGTTTTTGTCTGTTTGATTTTTTTGTTCCTTGTTACTGCGGGCCATGGGGGACAAAACAAAAAAAATCTCCCCCATGGGACATTGGCAGATTCCGCACATGTTGCGGCAGAAGGCCGGGACCAAACCGGCCACGGCCATATTAATTTGGGAGAAGTACTGCCCCTTTTTTCCTGCATCCCCTTTGCCGGCATGCTCTTGTCCATTGCCCTGCTGCCCTTGGTGGCCGGCAGGTTCTGGCATCATCATTTCGGCAAGGTTTCCGCATTTTGGGCCGCCTGTCTTGCCATTCCCTTTGTTATTGTTCACAAGGGCCAGGCCATCCATGAAATTTTTCATATTATCCTGGCCGATTATCTACCCTTTATTATCCTGCTCTGGGCCTTGTTTACCGTGTCCGGCGGAATTTTGCTCAAAGGACGGCTGAGGGGCTCTCCCGGGGTAAACACCCTGATTATTATTGTTGGCACCCTGCTGGCATCCTGGATGGGAACCACAGGAGCTGCCATGCTCATGATTCGTCCCTTTATCCGGGCCAATGCCCACAGGAAAAACAAGACCTTTATGGTGGTCTTTTTTATATTTTTAGTGGCCAATGTGGGCGGGGCGCTTACCCCTTTGGGGGATCCCCCGCTTTTTTTGGGATTCCTCCACGGCGTTAGCTTTTTTTGGACCTTTAAAATTCTGCCCCATATGCAGGTAACCTCAACTCTTCTTATTGGCATCTATTTTTGCCTGGATTTGTTTTTTTATAAAAAAGAAGGGGGTGCCCCTCCGCCCGAGGACGGGGAACCTGCGCCTTTACGTCTTATCGGCACCTATAATTTTATCTTCCTTGGCGGGATTGTGGGGGCGGTTCTCATGAGCGGTATTCTGGATTTAGGCCAGGTGTCCACCTTTGGGATTCACAGGGCGGTCCAGGACTGGCTTCGGGATGGATTGCTCATCATCATGGGGCTGGCCTCCCTTTTTGCCACCCCAAGACCCTTGAGGGAGGAAAATGAATTTACCTGGTTTCCCATTGTCGAGGTGGCCTATCTTTTTATTGGAATTTTTATCACCATGATTCCCTGCCTGCTTTTGCTCAAGGCCGGATCCAAAGGCGGGTTTGCATTTTTGATCAATGCGGTTCAAGAGCCCTGGCATTATTTTTGGGTGACAGGGTTGTTGTCTGCCTTTCTGGACAATGCCCCGACCTATTTGACTTTTTTTAATACCGCCTTGGGCAGTTTTTATGCGGGCATGACCGAAGCTGTGTCTGTGCCCCTGCTCATGACGGAAAATGCCATCTATCTGAAAGCGGTTTCTGCCGGGGCTGTTTTCTTCGGGGCCTGCTCGTATATCGGTAATGCCCCCAATTTTATGGTACGGTCAATTGCCAGTGAAGCCGGTGTGGAAATGCCCAGTTTCTTCGGGTATATTTTTAAATATTCTCTGGTCTTTCTCATCCCGACCTTTGTGGTTGTCACCCTGATTTTCTTTTAA
- a CDS encoding PilZ domain-containing protein: MLDEITRQAGALNEDQQRDVLKYIQSIQDVRTYPRVKTRLEVDVLIDDKVIQSDSRNMSASGVFINTSVKAEPGTSATVVFMVPGQKTPFKLKGKVVRTEEGGVAIWFSEMTNYAQKALGKLLLA; the protein is encoded by the coding sequence ATGCTGGATGAAATCACCAGGCAGGCCGGTGCGCTAAATGAAGATCAGCAAAGAGATGTTCTCAAGTACATTCAATCCATTCAGGATGTCAGAACCTATCCAAGGGTGAAGACCCGGCTTGAGGTGGATGTGCTCATCGATGATAAGGTCATCCAGTCAGATTCAAGAAATATGAGTGCCTCCGGGGTTTTTATCAATACAAGTGTAAAGGCTGAGCCAGGGACTTCTGCCACAGTGGTTTTTATGGTTCCCGGCCAGAAAACCCCGTTTAAACTAAAGGGCAAGGTGGTCAGAACAGAAGAGGGCGGGGTGGCCATCTGGTTTTCAGAAATGACCAATTATGCCCAAAAGGCATTGGGAAAGCTGCTTCTTGCCTGA
- a CDS encoding hydrogenase maturation protease, whose protein sequence is MTTQVYDRQYLVFGCGNTLFGNDGFGPEVVYEINATHTLPDSVLVLDAGTGIKDFVFDLLLVENPPKMVIVIDAVTVEGREQGEVFEIEISNVPSEKLADFSLHQAPSSNLLAQLAERGIDVQVIAMQTETIPNEISPGLCPKARKAVKEAAALTIRKLESRKAFDL, encoded by the coding sequence GTGACTACACAAGTGTATGATAGGCAGTATTTAGTTTTTGGGTGTGGCAACACGCTGTTTGGCAATGACGGATTTGGCCCGGAAGTTGTCTACGAGATCAATGCGACCCATACCCTTCCGGATTCTGTTTTAGTCCTTGATGCCGGCACCGGCATCAAGGATTTTGTTTTTGATCTTCTTCTGGTGGAAAATCCCCCCAAGATGGTCATTGTTATTGATGCCGTGACCGTTGAAGGACGGGAACAAGGAGAGGTGTTTGAAATTGAAATATCAAATGTGCCCAGTGAAAAACTGGCTGATTTTTCTCTTCATCAGGCCCCTTCATCCAACCTGCTTGCCCAGCTTGCAGAACGGGGTATTGATGTTCAAGTGATTGCCATGCAAACAGAAACCATTCCGAACGAAATCAGCCCGGGTCTTTGTCCAAAGGCCAGAAAGGCGGTAAAGGAAGCAGCAGCACTCACTATTAGGAAATTAGAAAGCCGTAAAGCTTTCGATTTATAA
- a CDS encoding CoB--CoM heterodisulfide reductase iron-sulfur subunit A family protein has translation MAKQPKGSVLMAGGGIAGIQAALDMADSGFYVYLVEKSAGIGGAMSQLDKTFPTNDCAMUIISPKLVECGRHLNIELLTLSEIETVSGELGDFTVTVKKKPRYVDENKCIACGLCAEKCPKKVDDEYNAGLNKRKAAYIKYDQTVPLKYAIDPDHCIYLNKGKCGICAKICPTGAIDYEMKTEYVDINVGAVILAPGFKPFSPKGIDYYGYDTIPDVVTSLEYERMLSASGPSMGHLQKESDGQEPRKVAWIQCVGSRNNNCSKNGYCSSVCCMYAIKQAVMTQSHMAEGNGEQTIFYMDIRTPGKEYERYYESARTGGVSFIRARPHSLLKGPDGHGVTMLWTDQKGNSQESFFDMVVLSIGLEAPEDAKDLAQKCGIELDHYGFAKTSSFDPSKTNKEGVFVTGSFQSPKAIPQSVTIASTAAARVKSALADSRGSLTVEKTFVEEFDISDQEKRIGVFVCSCGTNIAGVVDVKAVAEFSKTLAHVVYVDNNLFTCSADTQDLIAETIKKENLNAVVIAACTPRTHEPLFQETLQNVGLNKYMVEMANIRNMNAWVHPNEPEKATAKAKEQVKMAVAKVSLNYPLQDIEVNITPRALVVGGGLAGMSAAKNMANQGYETVLIEKEGKLGGVANTILKTWKDEDIKAHTQAFAQEIMAHEKIQVMTHTQLTAVSGFVGSFTGELTHNGDTETVDFGTCIIATGANEYKPDEYRYREDDRVMTIMDLNKRIHDTPEFSDSLDCVAFIQCVGSRNEEHPYCSRVCCTQSIKKAVRFKKANPDMGVYILYRDIRTYADKEDAYTEARNLGVIFIKYTRDNKPEVTDENGELTVKVFDPILQMDVIVNPDALVLASAIVPNNTAPFADLFKCGVNADGFLMEAHPKLKPVDSTTDGVFLAGMCHYPKPVDEAIAQGRAAASRASVILSKTTMKLDAIKSHVTHNCDGCALCVDICPYNAIELVEFKGEDDKQHKRVKIREALCKGCGLCAATCPKEGIVVNGFTPSQLRAQIDAILEDA, from the coding sequence ATGGCGAAACAACCAAAAGGTTCCGTGTTAATGGCAGGAGGCGGAATTGCCGGTATTCAGGCAGCTCTGGATATGGCGGATTCCGGATTTTACGTTTATCTTGTGGAGAAAAGTGCAGGTATCGGGGGGGCAATGTCCCAATTGGACAAGACCTTCCCCACCAACGACTGTGCCATGTGAATCATCTCACCCAAACTGGTTGAGTGCGGTCGGCACTTAAATATAGAGTTATTAACCCTCTCAGAAATCGAGACTGTTTCAGGCGAACTGGGAGATTTTACAGTAACCGTCAAAAAAAAGCCCAGGTATGTTGATGAAAACAAATGTATTGCCTGCGGCCTTTGTGCGGAAAAATGCCCGAAAAAAGTCGATGACGAATACAATGCAGGCTTAAACAAACGCAAGGCCGCCTACATCAAATATGATCAAACCGTGCCTTTGAAGTACGCCATTGACCCGGACCATTGTATTTACCTGAACAAGGGCAAATGTGGAATCTGCGCAAAAATCTGCCCCACCGGCGCCATTGATTATGAAATGAAAACCGAGTACGTGGACATCAATGTCGGTGCGGTTATTCTGGCACCGGGATTCAAGCCCTTTTCCCCAAAAGGCATTGACTATTACGGATATGATACCATTCCGGACGTGGTCACAAGTCTTGAATATGAACGTATGCTTTCAGCCTCCGGTCCTTCCATGGGCCATTTACAAAAAGAATCTGACGGCCAAGAGCCTAGAAAAGTTGCCTGGATCCAATGCGTCGGTTCCAGAAACAATAATTGTTCTAAAAACGGATATTGCTCCAGCGTCTGCTGCATGTATGCCATAAAACAGGCGGTGATGACCCAGTCACACATGGCAGAAGGCAACGGAGAGCAGACCATTTTCTACATGGATATCAGAACCCCGGGCAAAGAGTATGAACGCTACTATGAAAGCGCAAGAACCGGGGGGGTATCATTTATCCGCGCCCGTCCCCATTCTCTGCTCAAAGGACCTGACGGCCACGGGGTTACCATGCTCTGGACCGACCAGAAAGGAAATTCCCAGGAGTCTTTCTTTGACATGGTGGTTCTCTCCATCGGGCTTGAAGCCCCTGAAGATGCCAAAGACCTGGCTCAAAAATGCGGAATTGAACTGGACCATTACGGATTTGCCAAAACCTCAAGTTTTGATCCGTCAAAGACCAACAAGGAAGGGGTATTTGTTACGGGCAGTTTTCAAAGTCCCAAAGCCATTCCCCAGTCCGTCACCATTGCATCCACAGCCGCAGCCCGGGTCAAATCGGCTCTGGCCGACTCCAGGGGCAGCCTGACCGTTGAAAAAACCTTTGTTGAAGAATTTGACATTAGTGATCAGGAAAAACGGATCGGTGTTTTTGTCTGCTCATGCGGAACCAATATTGCCGGTGTTGTGGATGTAAAAGCGGTCGCCGAATTTTCAAAAACCCTTGCCCATGTAGTTTATGTGGACAACAACCTGTTTACCTGCTCTGCAGATACCCAGGATCTGATTGCCGAAACCATTAAAAAAGAAAACCTTAACGCCGTAGTCATTGCAGCGTGTACGCCGAGAACCCATGAGCCTCTGTTCCAAGAAACCCTACAGAATGTAGGCTTAAACAAATATATGGTGGAAATGGCCAATATCAGGAACATGAACGCCTGGGTTCATCCCAACGAGCCTGAAAAAGCCACGGCAAAAGCCAAGGAGCAGGTAAAAATGGCTGTTGCAAAAGTATCTCTCAACTATCCGCTTCAGGACATTGAAGTTAATATCACGCCCAGGGCTCTTGTGGTCGGAGGCGGGCTTGCCGGAATGAGTGCGGCCAAAAACATGGCCAACCAGGGATATGAAACCGTTCTCATTGAAAAAGAAGGCAAACTCGGCGGCGTGGCCAACACGATATTAAAAACCTGGAAAGACGAGGACATCAAGGCCCATACACAGGCCTTTGCCCAGGAAATCATGGCCCATGAAAAAATCCAGGTCATGACCCATACCCAGCTCACGGCTGTTTCAGGCTTTGTGGGATCTTTTACAGGCGAACTCACCCACAACGGTGATACCGAAACCGTTGATTTTGGTACCTGTATTATTGCCACCGGTGCCAACGAATACAAACCGGATGAGTACCGGTACAGAGAAGATGATCGGGTCATGACCATCATGGATCTCAACAAACGGATCCATGACACCCCTGAATTTTCAGATTCCCTGGATTGCGTTGCCTTTATCCAGTGCGTTGGATCCCGGAATGAAGAGCATCCATATTGTTCAAGGGTCTGCTGTACCCAATCCATTAAAAAGGCGGTACGGTTCAAAAAGGCAAATCCGGACATGGGCGTGTATATCCTTTACCGGGATATCAGGACCTATGCTGACAAAGAAGATGCATATACGGAAGCCAGAAACCTGGGTGTGATTTTCATCAAATATACCCGGGACAATAAACCTGAAGTGACCGATGAAAACGGGGAGCTTACTGTCAAGGTCTTTGATCCTATTCTCCAGATGGATGTGATCGTCAATCCAGACGCTTTGGTACTGGCCTCAGCCATTGTTCCAAACAACACGGCGCCCTTTGCAGACCTGTTTAAATGCGGGGTCAATGCAGACGGGTTCCTCATGGAGGCCCATCCCAAGCTCAAACCGGTGGATTCCACCACAGACGGTGTGTTCCTGGCCGGCATGTGCCATTATCCCAAGCCTGTTGATGAAGCCATTGCCCAAGGCAGGGCGGCAGCTTCCAGGGCCAGCGTAATTCTGTCAAAGACGACCATGAAGCTGGATGCCATCAAGTCCCATGTGACCCATAATTGTGACGGCTGCGCCCTCTGCGTCGACATCTGCCCCTACAATGCCATTGAACTGGTTGAATTTAAGGGTGAGGATGACAAACAGCATAAACGGGTTAAAATCCGTGAGGCGCTTTGCAAAGGCTGCGGTCTCTGTGCCGCCACCTGCCCCAAAGAGGGGATTGTGGTCAACGGATTTACCCCGAGCCAGCTCAGGGCCCAGATTGATGCAATCCTGGAAGATGCATAA